In Alphaproteobacteria bacterium US3C007, one genomic interval encodes:
- a CDS encoding ABC transporter permease subunit — protein MHLFGYRLPGMSSLLLWGALWEFIGQAKVTFFIPPLSKVLSTLYEVLGTVAFQNALKETAYAFCSGVFYAVVIGIIVGILMGKNRLIDELLLPWVNVFLSAPLTALVPVLMVLFGFGMKSIIITTSLFAVWIIILNTRAGVRQINRSLVEMATSFGATPLKAFTKIYFWAALPEILGGVRIGIIRAVKGVIIGQLLISIVGFGALFELYSANFLMSHFWAVLIVLFALAFSISEFLAYLERRVSYYAAKR, from the coding sequence ATGCATTTATTTGGATATCGCTTACCCGGGATGTCATCCCTGCTTTTATGGGGGGCTCTCTGGGAATTTATTGGGCAGGCTAAGGTTACGTTTTTTATTCCTCCATTAAGTAAGGTTTTGTCTACACTTTATGAAGTTTTGGGGACAGTAGCCTTCCAAAATGCACTTAAAGAAACGGCTTATGCGTTTTGTTCCGGGGTGTTTTACGCCGTGGTCATCGGAATAATTGTTGGAATATTAATGGGTAAGAACCGCCTGATTGATGAATTGTTACTCCCTTGGGTAAACGTATTCCTTAGTGCCCCCCTTACGGCTTTAGTGCCCGTGTTAATGGTGCTTTTTGGATTTGGTATGAAGTCTATCATTATCACCACGTCTCTTTTTGCTGTTTGGATTATTATCTTAAATACCCGTGCTGGTGTAAGACAGATCAACCGTTCTCTGGTAGAAATGGCGACAAGCTTTGGCGCCACGCCATTGAAAGCATTTACAAAAATATATTTTTGGGCCGCGTTGCCAGAAATTTTAGGAGGCGTCCGGATCGGTATTATAAGGGCAGTAAAAGGCGTGATTATAGGCCAATTACTTATTTCTATTGTGGGTTTTGGTGCTCTATTTGAACTCTATTCCGCAAATTTTCTCATGAGTCACTTTTGGGCGGTTTTGATTGTTTTGTTTGCACTCGCTTTTTCAATTTCAGAGTTTTTGGCTTATTTAGAGCGGCGTGTAAGCTATTACGCCGCAAAGCGGTAA
- a CDS encoding ABC transporter ATP-binding protein yields the protein MSQIKNVDEDLQNLEKPIAVSVDNISKNYGNVEALKDMSLKFPKGELTSLLGPSGCGKTTLLKIIAGLLEPSAGTVMVNNKSVTGPGTDRAFVFQDFALMPWASVLKNVSFGLEMRGVEKTEREGIAANYITEVGLQGFENSFPHELSGGMRQRVGLARALAVDADVLLMDEPFSAVDEQTRRKFQEDLLQLVESKNKTFIFVTHSIEEAVYVSDQIAILLPRPSRVSEIIRPSNFRAKGVDAIRRDSEYLDIVDDIWTSLRSYVE from the coding sequence ATGTCTCAGATTAAAAATGTTGATGAAGACCTTCAAAACCTTGAAAAACCAATAGCCGTTTCTGTCGATAATATTTCAAAAAATTATGGAAATGTTGAGGCTCTGAAGGATATGTCCTTAAAATTTCCAAAGGGGGAATTGACCTCACTTTTGGGTCCGTCGGGATGTGGTAAAACAACCTTATTGAAAATCATTGCGGGATTGCTTGAGCCGAGCGCTGGAACTGTAATGGTGAATAACAAGAGCGTCACCGGCCCAGGCACAGACCGCGCATTTGTATTTCAAGATTTTGCGCTGATGCCTTGGGCGTCCGTTTTGAAAAATGTCTCATTCGGGCTTGAAATGCGGGGTGTCGAAAAAACTGAGCGCGAAGGGATTGCTGCGAATTATATCACAGAAGTCGGTTTACAGGGTTTTGAAAATAGTTTCCCGCATGAATTATCTGGCGGTATGCGTCAAAGGGTTGGTTTGGCCCGTGCGTTGGCTGTAGACGCAGATGTGCTGTTGATGGATGAGCCCTTTTCGGCCGTCGATGAGCAAACGCGCCGTAAGTTTCAAGAAGACTTGTTGCAGCTTGTTGAAAGCAAAAACAAAACATTTATTTTCGTAACGCATTCCATTGAAGAAGCAGTCTATGTATCGGACCAAATTGCTATTTTATTACCTCGCCCAAGTCGTGTGTCGGAAATTATCAGACCGTCAAATTTTCGGGCAAAAGGGGTAGATGCAATACGACGAGACTCTGAATATCTTGATATCGTTGATGATATTTGGACGTCTTTACGCAGTTACGTTGAATAG